One window of the Manihot esculenta cultivar AM560-2 chromosome 14, M.esculenta_v8, whole genome shotgun sequence genome contains the following:
- the LOC110600643 gene encoding subtilisin-like protease SBT1.8: MCQNHFLKMGSIGNLWFLALVLLSTLSLLSATGKKTYIVHMNHNLKPLSHATHHHWYQSLTSTSDSILYTYTAAFPGFAAYLDPEEADSLKKMDSVLNVFESRLRSLHTTRSPEFLGIHSNFGLGDGRQFQEIEQAAHNVIIGFVDTGVWPESKSFDDTGLPEIPKRWKGKCLSAKDFNPKLCNKKLIGARYFLKGLEKEAPGEEPLSPLDYNGHGTHTASTAAGSPVANVSVGRYGSGTVRGMAVRARVAIYKACGNRGCADADTLAAIDRAILDGVDVISMSFGNDTGVPYHEDTNALGAFHAMQHGVFVSAAGGNSGYRRSLMGNMAPWMLTVGAGSIDRDFPAYILLGNKQLFRGISIYDGPRMGKKLVGLVYNKGNNSLSNYCSKGTVEPALVRGKVVICDAGESTSVENGLRVRKAGGVGMIVVNPFALKELSVENDLVPTVAIGTKVGNLIKEYEKTNPNPKVILGFGGVQVNVKPSPMVAEFSCRGPNPVTPQILKPDIIAPGVNIMAAWPEAVSPSRLKMDKRTVKFNYMTGTSMACPHASGIAALIKAAHPSWSISAIKSAMMTTAYNLDNTNFPIRDVATGKRANPWDFGSGHVNPAKAFSPGLIYDISKQDYAKFFCSLNYPLDQVKLNIDCSEKFADIGQLNYPSFSVFFTGNRTMVQYSRELTNVGPANSIYGVTVDAPPSVAVTVNPRRLVFRRVGEKHKYTVTFTDKSDKKSNVQATFGWIMWSNNDYKVRSPVAFAWP; this comes from the exons ATGTGTCAAAACCATTTTCTAAAAATGGGTTCCATAGGAAACCTTTGGTTTCTTGCTCTTGTCCTCCTCTCAACCCTCTCACTGCTTTCAGCCACTGGCAAGAAAACTTACATAGTCCATATGAATCATAACTTGAAGCCTCTCTCACATGCCACCCACCATCATTGGTATCAATCACTCACCTCCACCTCTGATTCCATCCTCTACACCTACACCGCTGCATTTCCTGGCTTCGCTGCCTATCTCGACCCTGAAGAAGCCGACTCTCTTAAGAAAATGGATTCTGTCCTCAATGTTTTCGAAAGTAGACTCCGTTCCCTCCACACCACCCGCAGCCCAGAATTTCTTGGTATCCATTCCAACTTCGGCTTGGGTGATGGTCGTCAATTTCAAGAAATCGAACAAGCTGCTCACAATGTCATTATCGGATTTGTTGATACTGGCGTGTGGCCAGAGTCTAAAAGTTTTGACGACACGGGCTTGCCGGAGATCCCAAAACGATGGAAAGGAAAGTGCTTATCTGCGAAGGATTTCAATCCAAAACTCtgcaataaaaagttaattGGTGCACGTTATTTCTTAAAAGGACTCGAGAAGGAAGCTCCTGGTGAGGAGCCTCTCTCACCTCTGGACTATAATGGGCATGGAACGCACACCGCTTCCACAGCTGCAGGGTCCCCTGTGGCGAATGTGAGTGTTGGACGTTATGGTAGTGGCACCGTCAGGGGAATGGCTGTACGTGCCCGGGTGGCAATCTATAAAGCATGCGGAAATAGAGGTTGTGCGGATGCTGATACTTTAGCGGCAATTGATAGAGCCATTTTAGATGGCGTGGATGTGATCTCTATGTCATTTGGAAATGACACTGGCGTTCCATATCATGAAGACACGAATGCTCTTGGCGCATTCCATGCAATGCAACATGGGGTTTTTGTCTCTGCTGCTGGTGGCAATTCAGGATATAGGAGATCCCTCATGGGAAACATGGCTCCATGGATGTTGACAGTCGGTGCTGGGAGTATAGACAGGGACTTTCCCGCTTATATTTTGCTTGGAAACAAACAGCTATTCAGAGGTATATCTATCTATGATGGACCAAGAATGGGGAAGAAGCTAGTGGGATTAGTTTACAATAAGGGAAACAATAGTTTGAGCAATTACTGTTCGAAGGGTACAGTTGAACCAGCATTGGTGCGTGGGAAGGTGGTGATATGCGATGCAGGAGAATCGACATCTGTAGAGAACGGTCTAAGAGTGCGCAAGGCTGGTGGGGTTGGGATGATAGTAGTGAACCCATTTGCTCTCAAGGAACTGTCAGTTGAAAATGATTTGGTGCCCACAGTGGCAATAGGGACCAAAGTGGGCAATTTAATCAAAGAGTATGAGAAGACTAATCCAAATCCCAAGGTCATACTTGGGTTTGGTGGGGTGCAGGTAAACGTAAAGCCGTCACCGATGGTGGCTGAGTTTAGTTGTCGAGGGCCAAATCCAGTGACGCCACAGATCCTGAAGCCAGACATTATAGCTCCTGGAGTTAACATCATGGCTGCATGGCCTGAAGCCGTAAGTCCTTCTCGTTTAAAGATGGACAAGAGAACCGTTAAGTTTAACTATATGACAG GCACATCCATGGCATGTCCACATGCAAGTGGAATAGCTGCATTGATCAAAGCAGCACATCCAAGTTGGAGCATAAGTGCAATAAAATCTGCGATGATGACTACTGCTTACAACTTAGATAACACAAATTTCCCAATAAGAGATGTTGCAACAGGTAAACGAGCCAACCCATGGGATTTTGGCTCTGGTCATGTGAACCCAGCAAAAGCTTTCTCTCCAGGCCTTATCTATGATATCTCTAAACAAGACTATGCAAAGTTCTTCTGTTCTTTGAACTACCCACTTGACCAAGTCAAACTAAACATCGATTGCTCAGAAAAGTTTGCTGATATTGGTCAGCTTAATTACCCATCCTTTTCAGTCTTCTTTACTGGAAATAGGACGATGGTTCAGTATTCTCGTGAGTTGACCAATGTAGGCCCTGCTAATTCTATATATGGAGTTACTGTAGATGCACCACCTTCTGTTGCTGTGACTGTGAACCCAAGAAGGTTGGTTTTTAGAAGGGTTGGAGAAAAACACAAGTATACAGTAACATTTACAGACAAAAGTGACAAGAAGTCTAATGTTCAGGCTACGTTTGGTTGGATTATGTGGAGCAATAATGATTACAAAGTTAGAAGTCCTGTAGCATTTGCATGGCCGTGA